Proteins encoded in a region of the Canis lupus dingo isolate Sandy chromosome 17, ASM325472v2, whole genome shotgun sequence genome:
- the VTCN1 gene encoding V-set domain-containing T-cell activation inhibitor 1 isoform X2, with product MASPGQIIFWSIISVIIILAGAIALIIGFGISGRHSITVTTLTSAGNIGEDGILSCTFEPDIKLSDIVIQWLKEGVMGLVHEFKEGKDDLSDQDEMFRGRTAVFADQVIGGNASLRLKNVQLTDAGTYKCYIITSKGKGNANLEYKTGAFSIPEVNVDYNASSENLRCEAPRWFPQPTVVWASQADQGANFSEVFNTSFELNSENVTMKVVSVLYNVTINNTYSCMIENDIAKATGDIKVTGGNEFMSRSLE from the exons CATTATTAGCGTCATCATTATTTTGGCTGGAGCCATTGCCCTTATCATCGGTTTTGGTATTTCAG GGAGACACTCCATTACAGTCACCACTCTCACCTCCGCTGGAAACATTGGGGAGGATGGAATCCTGAGCTGCACTTTTGAGCCTGACATCAAACTTTCTGATATCGTGATACAGTGGCTGAAGGAAGGTGTTATGGGCTTGGTGCATGAGTTCAAAGAAGGCAAAGACGACCTGTCAGACCAAGATGAAATGTTCAGAGGCCGGACAGCAGTGTTTGCTGATCAAGTGATAGGTGGCAATGCCTCTCTGAGGCTGAAAAATGTGCAACTCACAGATGCTGGCACCTATAAATGTTACATCATCACCTCCAAAGGCAAAGGGAATGCTAACCTTGAGTATAAAACTGGAG CCTTCAGCATCCCAGAGGTGAATGTAGATTACAATGCCAGTTCTGAGAACCTACGGTGTGAGGCTCCTCGATGGTTCCCACAGCCTACAGTAGTCTGGGCATCCCAGGCTGACCAGGGAGCCAACTTCTCAGAAGTCTTCAATACCAGCTTTGAGCTGAACTCTGAGAATGTGACCATGAAGGTTGTGTCTGTACTCTACAATGTCACAATCAACAACACATACTCCTGTATGATTGAGAACGACATTGCCAAAGCTACAGGAGATATCAAAGTGACAG GGGGAAATGAATTCATGTCTAGAAGTTTGGAGTGA
- the VTCN1 gene encoding V-set domain-containing T-cell activation inhibitor 1 isoform X1 encodes MASPGQIIFWSIISVIIILAGAIALIIGFGISGRHSITVTTLTSAGNIGEDGILSCTFEPDIKLSDIVIQWLKEGVMGLVHEFKEGKDDLSDQDEMFRGRTAVFADQVIGGNASLRLKNVQLTDAGTYKCYIITSKGKGNANLEYKTGAFSIPEVNVDYNASSENLRCEAPRWFPQPTVVWASQADQGANFSEVFNTSFELNSENVTMKVVSVLYNVTINNTYSCMIENDIAKATGDIKVTDSEIKRRSHLQLLNSKASLGVSSFFAISWVLLPLSSYLMLK; translated from the exons CATTATTAGCGTCATCATTATTTTGGCTGGAGCCATTGCCCTTATCATCGGTTTTGGTATTTCAG GGAGACACTCCATTACAGTCACCACTCTCACCTCCGCTGGAAACATTGGGGAGGATGGAATCCTGAGCTGCACTTTTGAGCCTGACATCAAACTTTCTGATATCGTGATACAGTGGCTGAAGGAAGGTGTTATGGGCTTGGTGCATGAGTTCAAAGAAGGCAAAGACGACCTGTCAGACCAAGATGAAATGTTCAGAGGCCGGACAGCAGTGTTTGCTGATCAAGTGATAGGTGGCAATGCCTCTCTGAGGCTGAAAAATGTGCAACTCACAGATGCTGGCACCTATAAATGTTACATCATCACCTCCAAAGGCAAAGGGAATGCTAACCTTGAGTATAAAACTGGAG CCTTCAGCATCCCAGAGGTGAATGTAGATTACAATGCCAGTTCTGAGAACCTACGGTGTGAGGCTCCTCGATGGTTCCCACAGCCTACAGTAGTCTGGGCATCCCAGGCTGACCAGGGAGCCAACTTCTCAGAAGTCTTCAATACCAGCTTTGAGCTGAACTCTGAGAATGTGACCATGAAGGTTGTGTCTGTACTCTACAATGTCACAATCAACAACACATACTCCTGTATGATTGAGAACGACATTGCCAAAGCTACAGGAGATATCAAAGTGACAG ACTCTGAGATTAAAAGGCGGAGTCACCTACAGCTGCTGAACTCAAAGGCTTCCCTGGgtgtctcttctttctttgccatCAGCTGGGtactcctgcctctctcctcttaCCTGATGCTAAAATAA
- the VTCN1 gene encoding V-set domain-containing T-cell activation inhibitor 1 isoform X3, whose translation MGLVHEFKEGKDDLSDQDEMFRGRTAVFADQVIGGNASLRLKNVQLTDAGTYKCYIITSKGKGNANLEYKTGAFSIPEVNVDYNASSENLRCEAPRWFPQPTVVWASQADQGANFSEVFNTSFELNSENVTMKVVSVLYNVTINNTYSCMIENDIAKATGDIKVTDSEIKRRSHLQLLNSKASLGVSSFFAISWVLLPLSSYLMLK comes from the exons ATGGGCTTGGTGCATGAGTTCAAAGAAGGCAAAGACGACCTGTCAGACCAAGATGAAATGTTCAGAGGCCGGACAGCAGTGTTTGCTGATCAAGTGATAGGTGGCAATGCCTCTCTGAGGCTGAAAAATGTGCAACTCACAGATGCTGGCACCTATAAATGTTACATCATCACCTCCAAAGGCAAAGGGAATGCTAACCTTGAGTATAAAACTGGAG CCTTCAGCATCCCAGAGGTGAATGTAGATTACAATGCCAGTTCTGAGAACCTACGGTGTGAGGCTCCTCGATGGTTCCCACAGCCTACAGTAGTCTGGGCATCCCAGGCTGACCAGGGAGCCAACTTCTCAGAAGTCTTCAATACCAGCTTTGAGCTGAACTCTGAGAATGTGACCATGAAGGTTGTGTCTGTACTCTACAATGTCACAATCAACAACACATACTCCTGTATGATTGAGAACGACATTGCCAAAGCTACAGGAGATATCAAAGTGACAG ACTCTGAGATTAAAAGGCGGAGTCACCTACAGCTGCTGAACTCAAAGGCTTCCCTGGgtgtctcttctttctttgccatCAGCTGGGtactcctgcctctctcctcttaCCTGATGCTAAAATAA